Proteins encoded within one genomic window of Enterococcus haemoperoxidus ATCC BAA-382:
- the sapR gene encoding two-component system response regulator SapR, with protein sequence MAKIMIIEDETTIRELISEELQKWQFDTFGTTDFNAVLEDFQREDPQLVLLDINLPVFDGYYWCQKIREISKIPIIFISSRNTNMDMIMAMNMGADDFVTKPFQIDVLIAKINALLRRSYNYSEVGSEIMSHNGITLNVDNGSMEINGEVIDLSKNEYRLLYILIKKHGKILTREKLLRALWEDERFVDDNTLTVNINRLRKKIEQAGLEGYIETKVGQGYIVP encoded by the coding sequence ATGGCAAAAATCATGATTATAGAAGATGAAACAACGATTCGCGAGCTAATCAGCGAAGAATTGCAGAAATGGCAATTTGACACATTTGGAACGACTGACTTTAACGCTGTTTTAGAAGATTTTCAACGTGAAGATCCACAACTAGTTTTGTTGGATATCAATCTTCCCGTTTTTGATGGCTACTATTGGTGTCAGAAGATCCGTGAGATTTCTAAAATTCCGATTATTTTTATTTCCAGCCGGAATACAAATATGGATATGATCATGGCTATGAATATGGGCGCTGATGATTTTGTCACGAAGCCATTTCAAATTGATGTACTGATCGCAAAAATCAATGCCTTGTTACGTCGTTCATATAATTATTCTGAAGTGGGCAGTGAGATTATGTCCCACAATGGAATTACGTTAAACGTTGATAACGGCAGTATGGAAATCAATGGCGAAGTGATCGACTTAAGTAAAAATGAATATCGCTTATTGTATATCTTGATCAAGAAACACGGTAAAATTTTAACGAGAGAAAAATTATTGCGTGCCTTGTGGGAAGATGAGCGCTTTGTAGATGATAATACATTGACTGTGAACATCAATCGTTTGAGAAAAAAAATCGAGCAGGCAGGCCTGGAAGGATATATTGAGACAAAAGTGGGACAAGGTTACATCGTACCATAG
- a CDS encoding IS3 family transposase translates to MYYSRSFSSLEELKRAVTNYIDYYNHHRFHSLNFLYQH, encoded by the coding sequence ATGTATTATAGTCGTAGTTTTTCTAGCCTTGAGGAATTAAAACGAGCTGTTACAAATTATATTGATTATTACAATCATCATCGATTTCATTCCTTGAATTTTCTTTACCAACATTAG
- a CDS encoding DUF916 and DUF3324 domain-containing protein, giving the protein MQNVTLKIHTSLFKKSFFLFSLITILCFLIPVNTYAEGEESNLSVKAELPDNQLTKDAGYYDLEVKPGQTQELTLKVYNMGDKETTAKIEINPAYTGASGSFVYALDASKRDESMTLPLSDIAKTDEFISIPAKSEADVKINLTIPTEPFEGIVYGGIRVTDAEGEKEGNSKSEKEDSGFSIANKYAYTIAMRIRENEELPKSDLKVKKILASQVVGRNAVKVNLQNPTPTIIDKVTYDAKIMKKGSSDVLHEHKVSNYRVAPNTNFDYAISWDNKPFEAGSYQLEMTAKSEVTGQTWNFKQNFTISAKEAKELNAKAVDLEKDYMKYIIYGSIGAAILLLLIIILLVTLSKKRKKKQRRKKAKGKRPANKKGKEARNGSGRQPSGAKRKPAAQSGKRKR; this is encoded by the coding sequence ATGCAAAACGTAACTCTGAAAATACATACTTCTTTATTTAAGAAGAGCTTTTTTTTATTTAGTTTAATAACTATACTTTGTTTTTTAATTCCCGTGAATACCTATGCAGAAGGCGAAGAATCTAATTTATCTGTTAAAGCAGAATTACCAGATAATCAGCTGACAAAAGATGCGGGCTATTATGACTTAGAGGTAAAACCTGGTCAAACACAAGAATTGACGTTGAAAGTCTATAATATGGGTGATAAAGAAACGACAGCAAAAATCGAAATCAATCCTGCTTATACAGGGGCAAGTGGTTCGTTTGTCTATGCCTTGGATGCTTCAAAACGTGATGAAAGCATGACATTACCATTATCGGATATTGCTAAAACGGATGAATTTATAAGTATACCTGCTAAAAGTGAAGCAGACGTTAAGATTAATTTAACGATTCCGACAGAACCTTTTGAAGGGATTGTATATGGCGGTATTCGAGTAACAGATGCTGAAGGAGAGAAGGAAGGTAACTCAAAATCAGAAAAAGAAGATAGCGGCTTTAGCATAGCAAATAAGTATGCATATACGATTGCAATGAGAATACGTGAAAATGAGGAACTTCCAAAATCAGATCTAAAAGTAAAGAAGATCTTAGCATCACAAGTCGTTGGCAGAAATGCAGTAAAAGTTAATTTACAAAATCCTACACCGACAATTATTGATAAAGTAACATATGATGCAAAAATCATGAAAAAAGGCAGTTCTGACGTACTTCACGAACATAAGGTCAGTAATTATCGAGTAGCACCAAATACAAACTTTGACTATGCGATTTCATGGGATAACAAACCGTTCGAAGCAGGAAGTTATCAATTAGAAATGACTGCAAAATCAGAGGTCACGGGTCAAACTTGGAACTTTAAACAGAACTTTACGATCAGTGCGAAAGAAGCCAAAGAATTAAATGCAAAAGCTGTTGATTTAGAAAAAGATTATATGAAATATATCATTTATGGATCAATCGGGGCTGCTATTTTATTACTTTTGATTATTATTTTATTAGTTACTTTATCAAAAAAACGTAAGAAAAAACAACGTAGAAAAAAAGCTAAAGGCAAACGACCAGCTAATAAAAAAGGAAAGGAAGCAAGGAATGGATCAGGAAGGCAACCATCAGGAGCAAAAAGAAAACCAGCTGCACAATCTGGAAAACGAAAAAGATAG
- a CDS encoding WxL domain-containing protein — MKKSIIYSGICAMALTSLFATAQIVSAAPETNSVQSDGKANFEVPKDLVDPVKPGTDDEIVIDGGQTKVGGVQLLHAPIFDFGENELKAKGDDLNVVHESYAYAKNQETKYAIPLFVQVGDFSGKRATDWKVSVTQDTTFKETGGHELTNSRIRIFNQSFTNNLNESNASNMVTGVAIPENGHAVIPVTGDTPDSLGIFSSKMVDTDEGTTNGSISSVVFKKAYDAKNYGPDAASAPELTSRYDDVQLNVPASDKAQAKAYSTKLTWTLTVEP; from the coding sequence ATGAAAAAATCAATTATATATAGTGGAATTTGTGCAATGGCATTAACAAGTTTATTTGCAACAGCACAAATCGTATCTGCAGCACCAGAAACAAATTCTGTACAATCAGATGGGAAAGCAAATTTTGAAGTGCCAAAAGATCTTGTGGATCCTGTCAAGCCAGGAACAGACGACGAGATTGTAATCGATGGTGGCCAAACAAAGGTTGGTGGCGTACAGTTACTACATGCACCAATATTTGATTTTGGTGAAAACGAATTAAAAGCAAAAGGGGATGACTTAAATGTTGTCCATGAATCATATGCATACGCAAAAAATCAAGAAACTAAGTATGCTATACCTTTGTTTGTCCAAGTGGGAGATTTTTCAGGAAAACGTGCAACAGATTGGAAGGTCTCAGTAACTCAAGATACAACGTTCAAAGAAACGGGTGGTCATGAGCTGACTAATTCACGTATTCGCATTTTCAATCAATCGTTTACAAATAATTTAAATGAGTCTAATGCTAGTAACATGGTAACAGGGGTGGCGATTCCTGAAAATGGACATGCTGTGATTCCAGTAACTGGTGATACGCCAGATTCACTAGGCATCTTTTCTTCAAAAATGGTAGACACAGATGAAGGAACAACGAATGGCTCGATTTCATCTGTTGTTTTCAAAAAGGCTTATGATGCAAAGAACTATGGACCAGATGCAGCATCAGCACCAGAGTTAACTAGTAGATATGATGATGTACAATTAAATGTTCCTGCATCTGATAAAGCACAAGCTAAAGCTTACTCTACAAAACTTACATGGACATTAACTGTAGAGCCATAA
- a CDS encoding WxL domain-containing protein: MKKRMLASLLLSVMVLSVGAQFASAENLESSKTTGEVGFTAGEKPGTTKPEKGPKDGEDLEDDKDEDGKPIPLPNNGGIYVTHLPNFSFGTENKTSVKTVDYEAYTEERKLKGTEDVFYMPHSVQVSDVSGNEQATWKLSVVQDNPFEAGSSVLNNTRIRIYGNTFTNSLKNTQELGDNIKGVEVGVGEENGTARHAVIPLTGEKEGELTVLSNTKAGFTNASTTSAVFSDGYLAENYNPEKTPKTAAYEGVKLNVPASDQAKAKTYTTQLTWTLTVEPGTPETPETAE, from the coding sequence ATGAAGAAAAGAATGTTAGCAAGTCTATTATTAAGCGTTATGGTTTTATCAGTTGGGGCACAATTTGCTTCTGCTGAAAACTTAGAAAGTAGTAAAACAACTGGGGAAGTTGGTTTTACAGCCGGGGAAAAACCAGGAACAACGAAACCAGAAAAAGGTCCTAAAGATGGCGAAGATCTTGAAGACGATAAGGATGAGGACGGTAAGCCTATCCCGTTACCAAATAACGGTGGAATCTATGTTACCCATTTACCAAACTTCTCTTTTGGAACAGAGAACAAAACAAGTGTCAAAACTGTAGACTACGAAGCTTATACAGAAGAGCGTAAATTGAAAGGCACAGAAGATGTTTTCTACATGCCACATTCAGTTCAAGTAAGTGATGTTTCAGGTAATGAACAAGCGACTTGGAAATTATCAGTTGTTCAAGATAATCCCTTTGAAGCTGGAAGTTCAGTATTAAACAATACACGTATTCGTATTTATGGTAATACATTTACTAACTCATTAAAAAACACTCAAGAGCTAGGAGATAATATTAAAGGTGTTGAAGTTGGAGTTGGTGAAGAAAATGGAACTGCTAGACACGCTGTTATTCCATTAACTGGCGAAAAAGAAGGAGAACTAACTGTATTGAGTAATACAAAAGCAGGTTTCACCAATGCTTCAACAACATCAGCAGTCTTCAGTGATGGTTATTTAGCAGAGAATTATAATCCAGAAAAAACACCAAAAACAGCCGCTTATGAAGGCGTAAAACTAAACGTTCCAGCGAGTGATCAAGCAAAAGCTAAAACATATACGACACAATTAACTTGGACACTAACTGTAGAACCAGGAACACCAGAAACACCAGAAACAGCTGAATAG
- a CDS encoding LPXTG cell wall anchor domain-containing protein encodes MKKKKIYLLFLLLLSMFLVSNVTAVDAQTNGKTEGKIGFIDGGKEAPKGPEMEKPINPETPKKESSGLLPKTGEEFLMYLTIIGMISLAVTAIIVVIKRRHNQGCS; translated from the coding sequence ATGAAAAAGAAAAAAATTTATTTACTGTTCCTTCTGTTGCTTAGTATGTTTCTTGTAAGTAATGTGACAGCGGTTGATGCTCAAACAAATGGGAAAACAGAAGGGAAAATTGGTTTTATTGATGGCGGTAAGGAAGCACCTAAAGGGCCGGAAATGGAAAAACCGATAAATCCCGAGACACCCAAAAAGGAAAGTAGCGGACTGCTACCAAAAACTGGGGAAGAATTTTTGATGTATTTAACAATTATTGGAATGATTTCATTGGCAGTAACAGCGATTATTGTCGTAATAAAGAGAAGACACAATCAAGGTTGCTCGTAG
- a CDS encoding MucBP domain-containing protein gives MINKKGSKTIFMMVIGIMGILLISLLIAKNVTQIKAENDLVSFAVESSNYKTWEAENLSTAKNEVKGFLDKQKGTDKNRPYKGNKEWTEGSLAALDKAYQSSLTAESGVSSDLSRMLLIETVRKLEKATTLGRLDPSIKALNNFPNALGQYDLEYELPTILALPQNKKMKYDVMFVLDWSGSMNSPTLAGLNPAIPRFHGKEMIINLSKLVLNDYNGSRIRIFGLNSPTRNSTIINDDVDQKEFLGNVAGWEQKIDKSFEKDKTYDEDNQVGNLEYVVPIMEKERNADAIPVIIYLSDFQLSARPTNTLTKNVVTDYKDILTRFNNIPVQGDQGPIYIAVRYDHSGNYNPRTGAPRWAGGTIESPGQTGTYNSLQDDVTKGRKFWNWMAVTATNKTSTDPHAVQAPNATAQFMKLFTDSLPINPSRAYQADLNFQKFSYVASSLTSKNNPVLTSPTKKSLTIANKNDGDTDIVDSGSFKAVFDDPISSSMGTTSTLGTKTNGVTFSAAEYQAHNSPFKILPNLFHPYTEAAVEVYKYKGTGAATSADNYELKQTIVGSNYQLYSGKDYSLKDPDLSSLKYGETLTKAKALKIVSDRLGVAEYNKLDFNGAGASSLTATTHKVTFDAAKNVYKLYAESNESSVTVEYYDDSTGLKVKENKTIPGIIGDSYTIDPLDEKVTDFDYVRSEGASLTGNFKKEVQKIKLFYRKSEVELNIYFKDEDGNEIKPVVTLLKKPKEFVDLTAETEISKVVKVITDDLYELITPPSDEKKVEILVGENERTYIFKGQVALGATKEMLFKTGVIQSRDQELNYGSTAPFKLNIADKRGTTAPVDGFKRGQFTINGSLSKPFTHEISGDVLKDAEIIYNNGENDLAISSEDNVTIYKNRTARPQTNYELELANQTDKKEGLKLLVPKGSGAIKGSYKAEITWELVQEP, from the coding sequence ATGATAAATAAAAAGGGGAGCAAAACTATATTTATGATGGTAATAGGTATCATGGGTATTTTATTGATTAGCTTACTGATAGCAAAAAACGTCACTCAAATCAAAGCAGAAAATGACCTAGTATCTTTTGCTGTCGAAAGTTCAAATTATAAAACTTGGGAAGCTGAGAATTTATCAACAGCTAAAAATGAGGTCAAAGGTTTTTTAGATAAGCAAAAAGGAACCGATAAAAACAGACCTTATAAAGGGAATAAAGAATGGACAGAAGGCTCGTTGGCAGCCCTAGATAAAGCCTATCAGTCAAGTTTGACTGCAGAATCAGGTGTTAGTTCAGATTTATCTCGAATGCTACTGATAGAAACAGTACGGAAATTGGAAAAAGCTACTACGCTTGGTCGGTTAGACCCATCCATTAAGGCGCTAAATAATTTTCCAAATGCTTTAGGCCAATATGATTTGGAGTATGAATTACCAACAATTTTAGCCTTACCACAAAATAAAAAAATGAAGTATGATGTGATGTTTGTCTTGGATTGGTCAGGTTCGATGAATAGTCCTACACTTGCGGGACTAAATCCTGCGATACCTCGCTTTCATGGTAAAGAAATGATTATTAATTTGTCGAAGCTGGTGTTAAATGATTACAATGGAAGTCGGATTCGAATATTTGGACTAAATTCACCTACGCGAAATAGTACAATCATCAATGATGATGTTGATCAAAAAGAATTTTTGGGAAATGTTGCTGGTTGGGAACAAAAAATAGATAAATCCTTCGAAAAAGATAAGACCTATGATGAGGATAATCAAGTTGGTAACTTGGAATATGTCGTGCCGATCATGGAAAAAGAAAGAAATGCTGATGCTATACCTGTTATTATCTATTTATCCGATTTTCAACTATCAGCTCGACCAACAAACACTCTAACTAAAAATGTAGTCACTGATTACAAAGATATTCTGACCAGGTTCAATAACATACCTGTGCAAGGAGATCAAGGTCCGATTTATATAGCAGTTAGATACGACCACTCGGGGAATTATAATCCTAGAACAGGGGCACCACGTTGGGCTGGAGGAACTATTGAAAGTCCAGGTCAAACTGGGACATACAATAGCTTGCAAGATGATGTAACAAAAGGCAGAAAGTTCTGGAACTGGATGGCTGTAACGGCGACAAATAAAACAAGTACAGATCCACACGCAGTTCAGGCACCAAATGCAACAGCTCAATTTATGAAGCTTTTTACTGACTCACTGCCAATCAATCCGTCAAGAGCATATCAAGCAGATTTAAATTTTCAAAAATTTAGTTATGTAGCATCTTCGTTAACATCAAAAAATAATCCAGTTCTAACGTCACCTACGAAAAAGTCATTAACGATTGCAAACAAAAATGATGGAGATACAGACATTGTAGATTCAGGCTCATTTAAAGCTGTTTTTGATGATCCGATTTCTTCTTCTATGGGAACAACAAGCACATTAGGAACGAAGACGAACGGAGTAACCTTCTCAGCAGCGGAATATCAAGCACATAACAGCCCATTTAAAATACTACCCAACTTGTTCCACCCTTATACAGAAGCGGCTGTAGAAGTCTATAAATATAAAGGGACAGGAGCTGCTACTAGTGCGGATAATTATGAATTGAAACAAACAATTGTTGGTTCTAATTATCAATTATATAGTGGGAAAGACTATTCATTAAAAGATCCAGATTTATCATCATTAAAGTATGGAGAAACTTTGACGAAAGCTAAAGCCTTAAAAATTGTTAGTGATCGACTAGGTGTAGCCGAGTACAATAAATTAGACTTTAATGGAGCAGGCGCTAGTTCTTTGACTGCTACAACCCATAAGGTAACCTTTGATGCTGCAAAAAATGTTTATAAATTATATGCAGAATCAAATGAATCAAGTGTGACAGTTGAATATTATGATGATTCAACTGGTTTAAAGGTTAAAGAGAATAAAACGATTCCGGGAATCATTGGAGATTCTTATACAATCGATCCGCTTGATGAAAAAGTTACGGACTTTGATTATGTACGTTCAGAAGGAGCCTCATTAACAGGCAACTTTAAAAAAGAGGTTCAGAAAATCAAATTATTCTACCGTAAAAGTGAAGTCGAATTAAATATTTATTTTAAAGACGAAGACGGTAATGAGATCAAACCTGTCGTTACACTTTTGAAAAAACCAAAAGAATTTGTTGATTTAACTGCTGAAACAGAGATTTCAAAAGTTGTAAAAGTAATTACTGATGATCTGTATGAGCTAATAACACCGCCATCTGATGAGAAGAAAGTTGAAATTCTTGTAGGAGAAAATGAAAGAACATACATTTTCAAAGGCCAAGTAGCCTTAGGCGCCACAAAAGAAATGCTCTTTAAAACTGGGGTGATCCAGTCTCGTGATCAAGAATTAAACTATGGTTCTACAGCTCCATTTAAATTAAACATAGCAGATAAGCGTGGAACTACGGCGCCTGTTGATGGCTTTAAACGAGGGCAATTTACAATTAATGGTTCACTTTCGAAACCTTTCACCCATGAAATAAGTGGTGACGTATTAAAAGATGCTGAAATTATTTACAACAATGGAGAGAATGATTTAGCTATATCAAGTGAGGATAATGTCACCATTTACAAGAATAGGACAGCCCGTCCACAAACAAATTATGAATTAGAATTGGCCAATCAAACAGATAAAAAAGAAGGCTTGAAACTACTTGTTCCTAAAGGGAGCGGCGCAATTAAAGGAAGTTACAAAGCTGAAATCACTTGGGAATTAGTTCAAGAACCATGA
- a CDS encoding helix-turn-helix domain-containing protein: MKLFISDIDNRKIEVLAYLIKELKEVKIADLVAVTGLSDKTVRGIVLSLKDNTYLDETKMTINYNEKGKINSIIVSNISLADAAFFYLEKSVIYIMVKDLFLRGYLDKSRICKNHFISESTFTRYKNQLKKILKKFEFELSKENTLVGEEYRIRNFYFLFFSFAHSNWFFSEESYREIERSLSELFFDKVSFDSSKKSMICLLLFICKIRNNQGFYLDQKTTIHFKKNGAHERFYKGIARFINTYCPYFKNKEEEIQFFFFFCLRGQLIIPSPYLEEEMSIEIDHLESFNETREYLTQNIITEFFEEDPERRRLVEQDVTIFLLYVYYSFIDSRLFLYVYDEDNYYSRTKYEKELLEKIKGFADPTLQQFPKNPLFERLFHGEKVDMLINQLFLLIYSLISRVELENIVTVRVYVQISKVYVADILKTKIKQVFAENVEIVNCYDESIDLVISDKNYSDQVEHPSRVYIPTFSDSQYFDIMCETILKEITKKISRNRSW, translated from the coding sequence ATGAAGTTATTTATCAGTGATATAGATAATAGAAAAATCGAAGTGTTAGCGTATCTAATTAAAGAATTAAAAGAAGTAAAAATAGCTGATCTAGTCGCTGTAACAGGTTTATCTGATAAAACGGTTAGGGGAATCGTGTTATCTTTAAAAGATAATACCTATCTTGATGAAACAAAAATGACGATTAATTATAATGAAAAAGGGAAAATCAACTCAATTATTGTTTCTAATATCTCTTTAGCAGATGCAGCATTTTTTTACTTAGAAAAGTCAGTTATTTATATTATGGTAAAAGACTTATTCTTACGTGGTTATCTTGATAAGAGCAGAATTTGCAAAAATCATTTCATCAGTGAATCAACTTTTACACGATATAAAAATCAATTGAAGAAAATTCTGAAAAAGTTTGAATTTGAATTATCTAAAGAAAATACACTAGTTGGTGAAGAGTACCGCATTCGTAATTTCTATTTCTTATTTTTTTCTTTTGCACATTCAAATTGGTTTTTTTCAGAGGAAAGCTATCGAGAGATTGAACGTTCATTATCAGAACTTTTTTTTGACAAGGTATCGTTTGATTCTTCCAAAAAAAGTATGATCTGTTTACTACTTTTTATTTGTAAAATCAGAAACAATCAAGGCTTTTATTTGGATCAAAAAACGACAATTCATTTCAAAAAAAATGGTGCTCATGAGCGTTTTTATAAAGGAATAGCTAGATTTATAAATACATATTGTCCTTATTTTAAAAATAAGGAGGAAGAAATTCAGTTCTTTTTTTTCTTTTGCCTTCGTGGACAACTGATCATACCAAGTCCTTATTTAGAGGAAGAGATGAGTATTGAAATTGACCATCTCGAAAGTTTTAATGAGACTAGGGAATATCTTACCCAAAACATAATCACAGAATTTTTTGAAGAGGATCCTGAAAGACGACGATTAGTTGAACAAGATGTAACAATATTTTTATTGTATGTTTATTATAGTTTTATTGATTCTAGACTTTTTTTATATGTTTATGATGAAGATAACTATTATTCCAGAACCAAATATGAAAAAGAATTATTAGAGAAAATCAAAGGATTTGCAGATCCAACACTGCAACAGTTTCCGAAGAATCCGCTTTTTGAACGATTATTTCATGGAGAAAAAGTTGATATGTTGATCAATCAACTTTTCCTACTGATTTATAGCTTGATATCTCGAGTTGAGTTAGAAAATATTGTCACAGTTCGTGTTTATGTTCAGATTTCTAAAGTATATGTGGCAGATATTTTAAAAACTAAAATTAAGCAAGTATTTGCAGAAAATGTGGAAATCGTCAATTGTTATGATGAATCAATAGATTTAGTTATTTCTGATAAGAACTATTCTGATCAAGTCGAACATCCTTCAAGGGTCTATATCCCAACATTTTCTGATTCTCAATATTTTGATATAATGTGTGAAACAATACTGAAAGAAATAACAAAGAAAATTAGTCGAAATAGATCCTGGTGA
- a CDS encoding LysM peptidoglycan-binding domain-containing protein, with amino-acid sequence MDEEYSRRKQQRPPSTSKFTIVIVILLLLVNTLALGGLLYLNVQASSKQEARLNSIEKQVSKLDLGVNVPVLATDNTEHNVPVRESSTQVSKMEESSSTIESSDQPAQTPPSSEAVEQQTERSTEPSQVAATSYTVQSGDTLSVIAEKNKISLQDLMLKNNLTDSTVYVGQVLSLQ; translated from the coding sequence TTGGATGAAGAATACTCTCGACGTAAACAACAACGTCCCCCATCTACATCAAAATTCACCATCGTAATCGTTATTTTATTATTGTTAGTCAATACACTTGCATTAGGCGGATTGCTCTATTTGAATGTTCAGGCTAGTTCTAAGCAAGAAGCACGATTAAACAGTATAGAAAAACAAGTAAGCAAACTTGATCTCGGAGTAAACGTCCCAGTTCTTGCAACTGACAATACAGAACATAATGTTCCTGTAAGAGAAAGTTCCACTCAAGTAAGCAAAATGGAAGAATCAAGTTCGACTATTGAAAGTTCAGATCAGCCAGCACAAACGCCCCCATCATCTGAGGCTGTAGAACAACAAACTGAACGCTCAACCGAACCATCACAAGTTGCAGCTACAAGTTACACAGTTCAATCTGGAGATACACTTTCTGTGATTGCTGAAAAAAATAAAATATCGCTTCAAGATTTAATGCTAAAAAATAATTTAACTGATTCAACAGTCTACGTTGGACAAGTGTTATCATTGCAATAA
- a CDS encoding bifunctional metallophosphatase/5'-nucleotidase: protein MKQQMKIYYTSDVHGYLFPTNYADTQEKDMGLLKCIPNFKKDENTLIIDGGDMLQGSALATYCQAHPEEGFPQAKVLNYAGYDFVTLGNHDVNYGTSYLYKYLEALDATCVCENLLNADQTKKFPWTIKTLANGLKVGIVGVVTDYINVWEKAENIKDVIISDPFTAAKQALEEVKSHVDLTICIYHGGFERDVQSGTILSKTSENIGYKICDELDFDILLTGHQHLLIEGQLLHGTYIVQPSSNAQNYFEINIEKVQNNIEITSTIGKPTTPPEPKLTGELQPVETKVQEWLDQAIGKLNRDALAKDKLEMALHGTPVVELIGAVQLQASKAQITVVSLANTSPGFHKNVTMRDVIATYPYTNQLMTLKITGAQLKQVVDKNADYFSLDEQNEVIISPSYLYPKIEHYHFDFFVGIDYTIDLCQKVGARVTELRYKNQSIKDTDEFTISLNDYRASGGGGFPTYLECPVINEGAEEIVGLIVDYIQSQNEIVLPKSLNYRVKQACK, encoded by the coding sequence ATGAAGCAACAAATGAAAATCTACTATACATCAGATGTACATGGCTATTTATTTCCAACCAATTACGCTGATACCCAGGAAAAAGATATGGGACTGTTAAAATGCATCCCAAACTTTAAAAAAGACGAGAATACATTGATCATCGATGGTGGAGATATGCTACAAGGCTCAGCTTTAGCAACCTACTGTCAAGCCCATCCAGAAGAAGGATTCCCTCAAGCCAAGGTATTGAATTATGCTGGCTATGATTTTGTAACATTAGGTAACCATGACGTCAATTATGGAACAAGTTATCTGTATAAGTATTTAGAGGCACTTGATGCAACGTGTGTTTGTGAGAATCTACTAAATGCAGATCAAACCAAAAAATTTCCATGGACCATCAAGACGTTAGCAAATGGTTTAAAAGTCGGGATTGTCGGTGTAGTGACAGATTACATCAATGTTTGGGAAAAAGCAGAAAATATTAAAGATGTTATCATTTCAGATCCATTTACAGCTGCCAAACAAGCATTAGAAGAAGTCAAATCACACGTTGATCTTACGATTTGTATTTATCATGGTGGATTTGAACGAGATGTACAATCTGGTACTATTCTATCCAAAACGAGTGAAAATATAGGGTATAAAATATGTGATGAACTTGATTTTGACATACTGTTGACAGGGCATCAGCATTTATTGATCGAGGGACAGTTATTACATGGCACTTATATTGTGCAGCCTTCGTCTAATGCCCAGAATTACTTTGAAATCAATATTGAAAAAGTACAGAATAATATAGAAATAACTTCAACGATCGGCAAACCGACTACTCCACCAGAACCGAAATTAACGGGTGAGCTACAACCTGTAGAAACAAAAGTTCAAGAGTGGTTGGATCAAGCAATCGGTAAATTGAACAGAGATGCATTAGCTAAGGATAAACTAGAGATGGCACTACATGGAACTCCAGTTGTAGAATTGATCGGAGCAGTTCAACTGCAAGCTAGCAAAGCTCAGATCACAGTCGTGTCTTTGGCCAATACGTCACCTGGATTCCACAAAAATGTAACGATGCGAGATGTGATCGCAACTTACCCATATACGAATCAGTTGATGACGCTAAAAATCACTGGTGCTCAATTGAAGCAAGTTGTGGATAAAAATGCGGATTATTTTAGTTTAGATGAACAAAATGAAGTAATCATTTCGCCAAGTTATTTATATCCTAAAATTGAACATTATCATTTTGACTTTTTTGTTGGGATTGATTATACGATTGATCTTTGCCAGAAGGTTGGAGCGCGCGTAACTGAGTTGCGGTATAAAAATCAATCGATTAAAGATACGGACGAATTTACTATTTCTTTAAACGACTATCGAGCAAGTGGTGGAGGTGGTTTTCCAACCTACCTAGAATGTCCAGTAATCAATGAAGGGGCAGAAGAGATTGTCGGATTGATCGTTGACTATATTCAGTCACAAAACGAGATTGTATTGCCTAAAAGCTTGAATTACAGAGTGAAACAAGCTTGTAAGTAA